A single region of the Gossypium arboreum isolate Shixiya-1 chromosome 12, ASM2569848v2, whole genome shotgun sequence genome encodes:
- the LOC108479250 gene encoding squamosa promoter-binding-like protein 1, whose amino-acid sequence MEVRVGNEARPFYGMMNPVGLPTVGKRTLEWDLNDWKWDGDLFIASSINPVSADSMGRQFFPIGSGIPGNSSNSSSSCSEEVNPETEKGKRELEKKRRVIVVEDDGPNQEAGSLSLKLGSQGGHGYPVSQREMRNWEGTNGKKTKVSGGSGNRTVCQVEDCGADLSHAKDYHRRHKVCEMHSKASKALVGNVMQRFCQQCSRFHVLQEFDEGKRSCRRRLAGHNKRRRKTNPDAIVNSNSLNDEQTSGYLLLSLLRILSNMHSNRSDQTTDQDLLTHLLRSLASRTGEQGGRNMSGLLPEARDLEAVSALFSNGQGPPRPFKHHITGPASEIPHTGRQSCDTKGAEVPSNTAGAVKINNFDLNDIYIDSDDETDGIERSPAPVNAGTGSLDCPSWVQQDSHQSSPPQTSRNSDSASAQSPSSSSGDVQSRTDRIVFKLFGKEPNDFPLVLRAQILDWLSHSPTDIESYIRPGCIVLTIYLRQAEAAWDELRYDLSFSLSRLLHCSDDTFWRTGWICIRVLDQIAFIYNGQVVLDTSLPLRSNHYSKIMSVKPIAISATERAQFSVKGINLSQPATRLLCAVEGKYLAQEATHELMDDSDDLKEQDELECINFSCSIPNVIGRGFIEIEDHCLNSSFFPFIVAEDDVCSEIRMLESVLETTDTDADIGRCGKMEAKNQAMDFIHEVGWLLHRSQLKSRLGHLDPNPELFPLRRFKWLMEFSMDHEWCAVVKKLLNILLDGIVSPGEHPSLNLALTEMGLLHRAVRKNCRPLVELLLRFVPEKTSDRLGFENETVADGVHKSSLFRPDVIGPAGLTPLHIAAGKDGSEDLLDALTDDPGKVGIDAWKNARDSTGSTPEDYARLRGHYSYIHLVQKKINKRPPSGHVVVDIPSAISDCSTNQKPNNESTSSFEIGQLELRSIKRNCKLCDQKLAYGYGTANRSLVYRPAMLSMVAVAAVCVCVALLFKSCPEVLYIFRPFRWELLDYGTS is encoded by the exons ATGGAGGTTAGAGTTGGAAACGAAGCTCGTCCATTTTATGGTATGATGAATCCGGTGGGTTTGCCGACAGTTGGGAAAAGGACATTGGAGTGGGATTTGAATGATTGGAAATGGGATGGTGACCTTTTCATAGCTAGCTCTATAAATCCAGTGTCTGCTGATAGCATGGGAAGGCAATTTTTTCCAATCGGGTCTGGGATTCCAGGGAATTCGTCTAATAGTTCATCTTCATGCTCTGAAGAAGTGAATCCGGAAACTGAGAAAGGGAAAagggaattagaaaagaaaaggagGGTTATTGTGGTTGAGGATGACGGTCCGAATCAAGAAGCAGGTTCCCTCAGTTTAAAGCTCGGTTCCCAAGGTGGCCATGGTTATCCAGTTAGTCAAAGGGAGATGAGAAATTGGGAAGGAACTAATGGGAAGAAAACTAAGGTGAGTGGAGGTTCTGGGAATCGTACAGTTTGTCAGGTTGAGGACTGTGGGGCTGATCTGAGCCATGCCAAGGATTATCATAGAAGGCATAAGGTTTGTGAGATGCATTCCAAAGCTAGTAAGGCACTGGTTGGAAATGTCATGCAGCGATTTTGTCAGCAGTGCAGTAG GTTTCATGTCCTTCAAGAGTTCGATGAAGGTAAGAGAAGCTGTCGCAGACGTTTGGCTGGCCATAATAAAAGGAGGAGGAAAACAAATCCTGATGCCATTGTCAATAGCAATTCGTTGAATGACGAGCAGACTAGTGGTTATCTATTGTTAAGTCTTTTGAGGATACTTTCTAACATGCATT CTAACAGATCTGACCAGACCACAGATCAGGATTTGCTTACTCATCTTCTAAGGAGCCTTGCAAGCCGTACTGGTGAACAAGGGGGGAGAAACATGTCTGGGCTTTTGCCAGAAGCTCGTGATTTAGAAGCTGTTTCAGCTTTATTTTCGAATGGCCAAGGCCCTCCTCGGCCTTTCAAGCACCACATAACTGGACCTGCATCAGAGATTCCACATACAGGAAGACAATCTTGTGATACTAAAGGTGCTGAAGTGCCAAGCAATACAGCTGGAGCAGTCAAGATAAATAATTTTGATTTGAATGACATATACATTGACTCAGATGATGAGACAGATGGCATAGAGAGGTCACCCGCACCTGTGAATGCAGGGACTGGCTCCCTTGATTGCCCTTCATGGGTCCAGCAAGATTCTCATCAATCAAGTCCACCCCAGACCAGTCGGAATTCAGATTCTGCCTCTGCCCAATCACCTTCTAGTTCCAGTGGTGATGTTCAG AGCCGTACAGATAGGATTGTGTTTAAGTTATTTGGTAAGGAACCAAATGATTTTCCTCTGGTCTTGCGAGCACAG ATTCTTGACTGGCTATCACATAGTCCCACTGACATCGAGAGCTATATTAGGCCTGGCTGCATTGTTCTGACAATTTACCTTCGTCAAGCTGAGGCTGCATGGGATGAA CTTCGCTATGATCTGAGTTTCAGTTTGAGTCGGCTTCTGCATTGTTCGGATGACACTTTCTGGAGGACTGGATGGATATGTATAAGGGTGCTAGATCAAATAGCATTCATTTATAATG GTCAGGTTGTCTTAGATACATCTTTACCTCTCAGAAGCaatcattatagtaaaattatgaGTGTCAAACCAATTGCAATATCTGCAACTGAGAGAGCTCAATTTTCAGTCAAAGGTATCAACCTGTCTCAGCCAGCCACGAG GTTGCTCTGTGCAGTAGAAGGGAAGTATCTGGCACAGGAAGCTACTCATGAGTTGATGGATGACAGCGATGATTTGAAGGAGCAAGATGAGCTTGAGTGTATTAACTTTTCTTGCTCCATCCCTAACGTGATTGGAAGAGGATTCATTGAG ATTGAAGACCATTGTCTTAATAGCAGTTTCTTCCCTTTCATAGTTGCTGAGGATGATGTTTGTTCAGAGATTCGAATGCTCGAGTCTGTGCTGGAGACCACTGACACTGATGCAGATATTGGCAGATGTGGAAAAATGGAAGCCAAAAATCAAGCCATGGATTTCATTCATGAAGTTGGTTGGCTTCTTCATAGAAGTCAATTGAAATCTAGATTGGGCCACTTGGATCCTAACCCGGAACTGTTTCCTCTAAGGCGTTTCAAGTGGCTTATGGAGTTCTCTATGGACCATGAATGGTGTGCTGTAGTGAAGAAACTCTTAAATATTCTTCTTGATGGAATAGTCAGTCCAGGGGAACATCCTTCCCTTAACCTTGCTTTGACAGAGATGGGTCTTCTTCACAGAGCTGTCAGGAAAAATTGTAGACCTCTAGTGGAGCTCCTTTTAAGATTTGTCCCTGAGAAGACTTCAGATAGATTAGGATTTGAAAACGAGACAGTAGCTGATGGTGTTCATAAAAGCTCCTTGTTTAGACCTGATGTCATAGGCCCTGCTGGTTTGACCCCTCTTCACATTGCAGCGGGTAAAGATGGTTCCGAGGATTTGCTGGATGCATTGACTGATGATCCTGGAAAG GTTGGCATTGATGCTTGGAAAAATGCTCGAGACAGCACTGGTTCTACACCTGAAGATTATGCTCGCTTGCGTGGCCACTACTCTTACATCCACCTGGTACAGAAGAAAATTAATAAGAGACCACCTTCTGGGCATGTGGTCGTTGATATTCCAAGTGCCATCTCTGACTGTAGCACAAACCAGAAGCCAAACAACGAGTCAACCTCCAGCTTTGAGATTGGACAGCTTGAATTGAGATCCATAAAGCGAAATTGCAAGCTTTGTGATCAAAAGCTGGCATATGGATATGGAACAGCCAACAGGTCATTGGTGTACAGGCCTGCAATGCTTTCAATGGTAGCAGTTGCCGCAGTATGTGTCTGTGTTGCCCTACTATTTAAGAGCTGTCCCGAAGTTCTATACATCTTCCGTCCCTTCAGGTGGGAATTGTTGGACTACGGAACAAGCTGA
- the LOC108478893 gene encoding glucan endo-1,3-beta-D-glucosidase-like produces the protein MKCGRQLLALPFLHLAFSLLLCFGACPDARRHGNGRNSNQKASSGGENTWCIAKPSTENFRLNGNINYSCSQKGVDCKPIQPGGTCYRPNTIVSHASYAMNLFYKVAGKNSWNCHFNGTGIIISENPSIGSCNYPM, from the exons ATGAAATGTGGAAGACAACTTTTGGCATTGCCATTTCTTCACCTTGCCTTCTCTTTGCTTCTTTGTTTTGGTGCTTGTCCAG ATGCAAGAAGACATGGTAATGGGAGAAACTCCAACCAGAAG GCAAGCAGCGGTGGTGAAAATACATGGTGCATTGCGAAGCCATCAACAGAGAATTTCAGGCTCAATGGCAACATCAATTACAGCTGCTCACAAAAAGGAGTGGATTGCAAGCCAATCCAACCTGGTGGTACCTGCTACCGCCCCAACACCATTGTCTCTCATGCTTCTTACGCCATGAATCTCTTCTACAAGGTTGCAGGGAAGAATAGTTGGAACTGTCATTTCAATGGCACTGGCATTATCATTTCAGAGAACCCAT CCATTGGTAGCTGTAACTATCCAATGTGA